ACACGCGGGAAAACACCAGCAGCCGCGAGAACAATCGCACGATGGCCGAGGAACTGCGCCAAGCAGGCAAAGAGGCGGCGCGGCAAGAGCGTGTTGTGCCGGACGAGGAACAAGTTCGCAAACTGGAACGGCAGATCGAGGCGGCAAAGATGCGGGGCGACAAAGAAGCCTTGCGCGGTCTTGGCAAGGAGCATTTTCGGCAAACCGGGACAGGTGGCAAGTCTGTAGAGGCGGGGCCGGAATCCCCCAAAAAGGACTTCATGGATGAGCTTATGGAACAGGCTCGTAAAGCAGTCGCGGAAAACGAGGCGCGAGAAATCGGACGGCGGCATGAGTCGGAAGGCAATGAGGTTGAACGCATCCGCGAGCTGATACGTCAGGAGCGGCAGGCGAGGCGACCGCACGAACCGAGCTAGAAGGACTCTCGATGACCGACACAGCGAAGGCTAATCGGGACTTTGCCGACGAGCTACTAGCCCAGGCACGCGAACAACTAGCGCGAGAGGCGTCTGCACGGGTGCGGCCTGACGAAGAACGGGAACGCGTGATTCGACAGCAGATCGAGACAACCAAGCAACGCGGCAGGGATAACCCCCTGCTCGAAAACAAGGAACGCCTTCGGGAGCTAGGCCGAGAGCACTACCGCCGCACCGGCAGCAATGGCGGGGCGACCTAATACTAGATGTCGTGTGCCGGCAGCGCCGATCGCGCACAACATCTAGTGTAATCGTTCTAGCATCAACAGGGAGCGAGCAATCGGCAGCGGCATCCACGCCGGCGCGTTGGGCTTGGCGATCGACACCAAACTGGCAGCGATCGACAGGGCGACCAGGATCGGAATCCAGTTAGTGCCACGGCGGCGCCACGGCGTGCCATAGCGCCCCCGACTGGACGGCCCGAAGGATAGACGCCGCATCCAGGCAGACAGACCCCATGGTCGCGCATAAGCGGCAGCGGCGACACGGATCACGCGGACGGCTTCGCGTGGCGTGACCTCGAACAGCTCCGACCTTGGCACGCGCCGATCCGACAGCATCCGATGTGCGGCCTGCTCGACCGCAAACCAGTCAGCGACGGCGAGGCGGCGAGCGATGACGAAGGGCGCGGCCGTACCGTATTCGCTCACCAACTCGCGGGCGCGGTGCGTTGCCGTTCGAGATGTGCCGCCGATCTTCACGCAACCCGGCAAGCCTGGGTTCGTCAGGACGTAGACCCATCCCGGCACCTGCGGCGGTGACAGCATCGAGGGCGGCGGCAAGGTGGATGCTCACAGCTTGGGAATGAGGATGTCAGCTGGTAAGCCGTAGTCCCTGGGATCGGGCGCGGTGCTGCACTTCCCAGCCTCATACTTGCGAACCTCAGCTCTGAGCGCGCGGCGCGGGGCGGTCTGGTCTGCCCATTTGATCCAACGTTGCGCCGCATCCACCATGGCAGCGGTGGGCGTCATGTTCATCTTGCCAGCCGCCACCATAAATTCGGCTTCCAGCATGGGCGGCAGCTTAGGCTTGCCATCAGCGGGCGGACGATAGGCCATCAAACAGTGAGCACCGGCTTGCGGTGAGGCTTGATGGTAGGAACGTCGATTACCGCTTCAGGATCAGCAATTCCGGCGGCACGCTCCGCAAAGGCAGTCGCGGCGAGCACGTTAAAATCGCGGCGGCTGTTGTGAAGATCGAGGCGAAGCATCATTTTTGCGAAATCAAACGATACTGAGCTGCTGCCGGTTTGGTGGACACCGAGATTAAGGTGTTTCGCGAGATTGGAGGATGCAAATGACGCGACGACAGTTCAGCCGGGAGTTCAAGCTGGAGGCGGTCCGGCTAGTTAATGAACGTGGGATTTCATTGGTGCAGGCCAGCCGGGACCTGGATGTGGGCGAAAGCATTCTGCGACGATGGATCAAGGAGGTTACCTCGGATCCTGGGCAGGCATTTCCGGGCCAGGGCCAGCTCAAGCCGGATCAGCAGGAGATAGATCGTCTGCGGCGTGAGGTCGCAAAGCTCAAGGCGGAGCGCGATATCCTAAAAAAAGCCGCGGCCTACTTCGCGAGGGAGTCGATATGAAATTCGGCTTCGTGGCGAAGCATCGAGGGATTTGGCCGGTGCGGTGGCTTTGCGAGGCGCTCGGTGTCTCACGCAGTGGATTCCACGCCTGGCTCACCCGATCGCCCAGCGCTCGGGCACGCAGCGACGAAATTCTCGGCGCGCACGTCAAGGCCAGCTTCGTCGGCAGCGACCGGACCTATGGCGCCCGGCGCGTCTGGCATGACGTCCTGGCCGAGGGTGACGTGTGTGGCTTGCACCGCATTGAGCGGCTCATGCGCGAGCAAGCCTTACGGGCCCGACCGCGCCGCAGAGGCCTGCCATCCGACAAGGGCGAGCGGAACGAGGCGGCTGCCAACGTGCTGGACCGCCAATTCGTAGCTACAGCACCGAACCAGAAGTGGATCGCCGACTTCACCTATCTTTGGACGGCAGAAGGTTGGCTCTACGTGGCTGC
The sequence above is drawn from the Acidisoma sp. PAMC 29798 genome and encodes:
- a CDS encoding IS3 family transposase (programmed frameshift), with product MTRRQFSREFKLEAVRLVNERGISLVQASRDLDVGESILRRWIKEVTSDPGQAFPGQGQLKPDQQEIDRLRREVAKLKAERDILKKGRGLLREGVDMKFGFVAKHRGIWPVRWLCEALGVSRSGFHAWLTRSPSARARSDEILGAHVKASFVGSDRTYGARRVWHDVLAEGDVCGLHRIERLMREQALRARPRRRGLPSDKGERNEAAANVLDRQFVATAPNQKWIADFTYLWTAEGWLYVAAVIDLFSRRVVGWSMSVTMTAQFVADALMMAIWRRGKPDALLHHSDQGSQYSSEQFQKLLADHNVSCSMSRSGNVWDNAAMESFFSSLKTERTARKVYRTRDQARADVFDYIERFYNLRRRHSTIGYLSPMEFERNKASG
- a CDS encoding GIY-YIG nuclease family protein: MPPPSMLSPPQVPGWVYVLTNPGLPGCVKIGGTSRTATHRARELVSEYGTAAPFVIARRLAVADWFAVEQAAHRMLSDRRVPRSELFEVTPREAVRVIRVAAAAYARPWGLSAWMRRLSFGPSSRGRYGTPWRRRGTNWIPILVALSIAASLVSIAKPNAPAWMPLPIARSLLMLERLH